A region of Caldicoprobacter guelmensis DNA encodes the following proteins:
- the spoIIIAF gene encoding stage III sporulation protein AF, which yields MIIKEVRRGVNPSIGRWLVNLAVISIMGVLIDLMLPSGNMKRYVRFLISIVLLSAMLKPIFQLFGQLPNLERYTTQAFATVDFANMSYQVQWLKGKQDSEIRKYFAENIKSHMEQQIKQFKGYEDVRVDVEMGEIVRDGTQLPNILKVYVDIGTPASSRIQPVRIKVDARASSSDKTSKPSKDEQEIKAFLSSVYGIDQNRIEVRFSIPGGNEQKAQGGEEP from the coding sequence ATGATTATCAAGGAGGTGAGGCGCGGTGTGAACCCTTCAATTGGCAGGTGGCTGGTCAATTTAGCTGTGATTAGCATAATGGGCGTGCTGATAGATTTAATGCTTCCAAGTGGAAACATGAAGAGGTATGTCAGATTTTTGATTAGCATAGTGTTATTGAGCGCCATGTTAAAGCCCATTTTCCAGCTGTTCGGGCAGTTACCTAATTTAGAGAGGTATACCACACAGGCCTTTGCAACCGTGGATTTTGCCAATATGAGCTATCAGGTACAATGGCTGAAAGGCAAGCAGGATAGTGAGATAAGAAAGTATTTTGCGGAAAACATAAAGTCGCACATGGAACAGCAGATCAAACAGTTTAAGGGCTATGAAGACGTGAGAGTCGATGTTGAAATGGGTGAAATAGTTCGCGATGGAACCCAATTGCCCAATATTCTAAAGGTGTATGTAGATATAGGTACTCCTGCAAGCAGCCGTATTCAGCCTGTACGCATCAAGGTAGACGCGAGGGCTTCATCTTCTGATAAAACCAGTAAGCCTTCAAAAGATGAGCAAGAGATAAAGGCGTTTTTATCCAGCGTATATGGCATTGACCAGAACAGGATAGAGGTGCGCTTTAGCATTCCAGGCGGCAATGAACAAAAGGCTCAGGGAGGAGAGGAACCATGA
- a CDS encoding SpoIIIAH-like family protein, which produces MLVLRKKSVVMGILVALLIITGYLNLVYNQSVLNGQDVQEASSQQEKEDGIAVKGQEDSSGEEDATEVAAISSANFFASYRAERENTRKEEIEYIREILDNPASDPDMKKEAQAQLLEITRNMEKEMAIEALIKAKGFRDVVVILHKDSVNVIVDKPELKQEEVAQILDIVRRESGHKPENVKIIPKI; this is translated from the coding sequence ATGCTGGTTTTAAGAAAAAAGAGCGTGGTGATGGGGATCCTGGTAGCGTTGTTGATCATAACAGGCTATTTAAACCTTGTCTACAATCAAAGCGTGCTCAATGGGCAGGATGTACAGGAAGCTTCAAGCCAACAGGAGAAAGAGGACGGGATAGCGGTCAAAGGGCAAGAGGATTCATCCGGGGAAGAGGATGCCACTGAGGTGGCGGCCATCAGTTCAGCCAATTTCTTTGCCAGTTATAGAGCAGAAAGGGAAAATACCCGCAAGGAGGAGATAGAGTATATACGCGAGATACTGGATAATCCTGCATCGGACCCCGATATGAAAAAGGAAGCTCAGGCGCAATTGCTTGAGATCACAAGAAACATGGAGAAAGAAATGGCCATAGAAGCCTTGATCAAGGCCAAAGGGTTTAGGGATGTGGTGGTAATTCTCCACAAGGATTCAGTGAACGTCATTGTGGATAAGCCTGAGTTGAAGCAGGAGGAAGTGGCGCAGATCCTGGATATAGTGCGCCGCGAATCAGGCCATAAACCCGAAAATGTAAAAATTATACCTAAAATATGA
- a CDS encoding Asp23/Gls24 family envelope stress response protein, whose product MSEVMQNKTEEYGKVTFADEVVAIIAGLAATEVKGVAAMSGGVAGGIAEKLGRKNLTKGVKVEVGEKEAAIDLYIIVDYGVRIPEVAWNIQENVKKAVETMTGLSVVEVNVHVQGVNFDREIKEEDVVSKKQ is encoded by the coding sequence ATGTCCGAGGTCATGCAGAATAAAACAGAAGAATATGGAAAGGTAACCTTTGCAGATGAAGTGGTGGCCATCATCGCGGGACTTGCTGCTACTGAAGTGAAAGGGGTTGCCGCCATGAGCGGCGGCGTGGCAGGAGGTATAGCCGAAAAGCTGGGGCGCAAGAACCTCACTAAAGGGGTAAAAGTGGAGGTAGGAGAGAAGGAAGCAGCCATTGACCTGTACATCATCGTAGACTATGGGGTAAGGATACCTGAGGTGGCGTGGAATATTCAGGAAAATGTAAAAAAAGCGGTGGAGACCATGACAGGGTTGTCGGTGGTGGAGGTTAATGTGCATGTTCAGGGCGTCAATTTTGATAGGGAAATCAAGGAAGAGGATGTGGTTTCCAAGAAACAATAG
- the amaP gene encoding alkaline shock response membrane anchor protein AmaP, whose product MKISWGERALLVVYTLAIAVASLIMMAIAVGIVPFKGVVEYINDIQYDWDFALVLFLISLAFLAASLKLLFLRQKRIVLAGTLIKNTELGMIRVSINTLDMLVQKAVRGFSEVKDVKSLVVAEPDGVRVRLNMQLMPDVNIPEISQAVQKKVKEYVEATAGIVVKEVYVYIDNLAALQRSRVE is encoded by the coding sequence ATGAAGATAAGTTGGGGCGAAAGGGCCTTGTTGGTGGTTTATACTTTGGCAATAGCAGTGGCTTCGTTGATCATGATGGCCATAGCAGTGGGAATAGTACCGTTTAAAGGGGTAGTTGAATACATAAACGATATTCAATATGATTGGGACTTTGCCCTAGTCCTTTTCCTCATATCTCTTGCCTTTTTGGCGGCAAGCCTCAAGCTTTTGTTTTTGAGGCAAAAGCGCATCGTTCTTGCCGGCACGCTCATTAAGAACACGGAGCTGGGCATGATAAGAGTATCGATAAATACGCTGGATATGTTGGTACAAAAAGCCGTAAGGGGGTTTAGTGAGGTAAAGGATGTAAAGAGCTTGGTGGTTGCCGAACCCGATGGAGTAAGGGTGCGCCTTAACATGCAGCTCATGCCCGATGTCAACATCCCCGAGATAAGCCAGGCCGTACAGAAAAAGGTCAAGGAGTATGTTGAGGCTACTGCAGGAATTGTAGTGAAAGAGGTATATGTTTATATAGACAACCTTGCTGCCCTTCAGCGTTCAAGGGTAGAATAA
- a CDS encoding DUF2273 domain-containing protein, whose protein sequence is MQREEMSVFFKSNKGKIIGVAVGLLFGVLVLVVGFWRSLFLAICIGIGYLIGSVYDGGSKLRMFLKKMFSNDLM, encoded by the coding sequence ATGCAACGAGAAGAAATGAGCGTTTTTTTCAAATCCAATAAAGGGAAAATAATAGGTGTAGCGGTGGGGTTGTTGTTTGGTGTGCTGGTGTTGGTGGTGGGTTTCTGGCGCTCTCTCTTTCTGGCCATATGTATAGGTATCGGATACTTAATAGGGAGCGTATACGATGGGGGCAGTAAGCTGCGCATGTTTTTGAAAAAGATGTTTTCCAATGATTTAATGTAG
- the nusB gene encoding transcription antitermination factor NusB: MARKDAREVAMKLLYQKDFSGETDLDYLLIMDPHYSINEKDREYILDMLNLFESHAQEIDGYIKDFSIGWEFSRIAKVDLAILRLALCEMLYRSDIPVSVSINEAVELAKKFSGDKSGKFVNGVLGGFIRSRQIEKEGQSSAVEGQASFEGEDKQQVQNPSGEQAAAEAQDVSGDKGDKSGAEESAR, from the coding sequence ATGGCTAGAAAAGATGCAAGGGAAGTGGCCATGAAGCTTTTATACCAAAAAGACTTTTCAGGAGAAACGGACCTGGATTACCTGCTTATAATGGACCCACATTATTCTATAAATGAGAAGGATAGAGAGTATATACTTGATATGCTGAATTTGTTTGAAAGCCATGCTCAGGAAATAGATGGGTATATAAAGGACTTTTCGATAGGCTGGGAATTTAGCAGGATTGCCAAAGTGGACCTTGCCATACTGAGGTTGGCGCTGTGTGAAATGCTGTACCGTTCCGATATTCCTGTGAGCGTTTCGATAAATGAAGCGGTAGAGCTTGCCAAAAAGTTCAGCGGGGATAAGTCAGGGAAGTTTGTCAATGGCGTGCTGGGCGGCTTTATCCGCAGCAGGCAGATTGAAAAAGAAGGGCAGAGCTCAGCGGTAGAGGGTCAAGCCTCATTTGAGGGTGAGGACAAACAACAGGTACAAAACCCATCAGGGGAGCAAGCGGCAGCTGAGGCACAGGACGTATCGGGCGATAAAGGGGATAAATCGGGAGCGGAGGAGAGCGCACGGTGA